The window TTATACGGTAATTCTAAACACAAaccttgctggttcagcctgtggctcgggaaatcATCCGTTGCATTATAAAATCAATTTACGATAAAATCAAAAATGATTTACAATTGTGGTCTGCTGAGCTTCATATAGAAGGAATTCGTATTCCCGACGTTGCAAACCAGAATTTTCTAAAAAAAATATAGTGTATTAAATATGGACGTAACTTTAACATGATGCAACGTAATTAATGCATCAATGAGCATCGGCTTTACAATAGGAAATGATAAAGGTGGGGATTATCTACGTTTCTACTTGCTTATAATAAACATTGGACATAGAGTCCAAACTGTCATCGCTAAATGCAATGTAttagcattggtttattattgtcactgggGCAGCGATACAGTGAATGGTTTTGTTTTCGTGCTCTCCAGTCAAACCCAGTCTGTTTCCACGATGCACCATTAAACTAAAAACCCATGCCATACATTAGTACAATCAACGCAACTACAACAGATTGCGCAGAGAAATATATCGTCATAGTACAGAAAAGAGCTTTACAGTGCAATGAAGCCCCTTGACTCCTGAGTACGTCCAGCACTGCACTTTTTCACAATATCCCAACATCCCAACATCTGCGGTTGTTGTATCTCTATGTGTACTTAAGTACCCGGGTTGGTCATCAATATTACAGTAATGCTCTCGTGGAGCTGCTCTCTTTAGAAACAGAAAAGCCTTGTCTTCTGTGCTTTGCTGACATATATTGTATTATGTGCCACTTGTAAGTGGATATGGATAATAGATTATATTCATTGATACGTGATGCCTACGCCGTGGTCCATAATTTTACGAATCTAACCAGTAAAGTAAAAGGATATTTCACAATATTCGTCAATGATTCTCTAAACTTCGCCTGAGCTACTGCAtaaataaatgtgttggtgcACGAGGACAAGCGCTGCAGCATATACCCAGTGTGCTCCATTATGGTGAAAGGATCGTTGTAATCTGTGAGCATGAACTCGACGCCTGCAAATTGTGTGCATATGTAATGTACAAATGTGACCATCCATAGCAGTATAAAACTGCTTGAGatagatagcagtaaaatgatcgATTTTCTGCGATTTACAATCTCCGGATCATTGCAATTCTCGGTATTGCCATCTCCCCTCAGTCCTTTCCTTATTCGACTGGCCCGTAAAATATGCCTGGTGGTCAGGGCATTAAGCAACACAATCAAAAGGAAAGGTGACAACGGTGTTAATGCAATGTCAAAAAAGAAGTAAGCAACCCATATGGGTAAACTGTAGAGGCTTGACTTCACTTTGCAGAACCATGGCACGTTGTCAATAATTATCAGATGTTCGTTTTCAAAATAAATAGGGATATTCTGCACAAAGCTTAATCCAACCACAGTCACTATTACAATAGCGGCAGTTCTTTCGGTGCAATATTTTGCACTCAGCTTCTGACAACAAATGGCGATGTATCGGTCAAATGTGAAGGCAACGGTTAGCCAGACGGAGCAATCAATGGCTGCGAACACCAGGGCAATGATGAGGCTGCAAACGGGAGTATA of the Leucoraja erinacea ecotype New England unplaced genomic scaffold, Leri_hhj_1 Leri_200S, whole genome shotgun sequence genome contains:
- the LOC129716280 gene encoding probable G-protein coupled receptor 139, producing the protein MVFNAKITSMRVDTPKVSPVIGMEQHVFLQIENIYYPILALIGIPGNLMAIVILSRGNCGLSKCITRYMVAMAVADLLVIIFDVVLYEINDTYFPHSFLHYTPVCSLIIALVFAAIDCSVWLTVAFTFDRYIAICCQKLSAKYCTERTAAIVIVTVVGLSFVQNIPIYFENEHLIIIDNVPWFCKVKSSLYSLPIWVAYFFFDIALTPLSPFLLIVLLNALTTRHILRASRIRKGLRGDGNTENCNDPEIVNRRKSIILLLSISSSFILLWMVTFVHYICTQFAGVEFMLTDYNDPFTIMEHTGYMLQRLSSCTNTFIYAVAQAKFRESLTNIVKYPFTLLVRFVKLWTTA